The Pseudokineococcus lusitanus genomic interval TCATGAGGTCCGGGTCGCTGATGATGATGAACGGCCAGAGGAAGTTGTTCCAGGCGCCGATGAACACGAAGATCCCGACGGCCGCGACGATCGAGCGCGACAGCGGCATGACGACCTGCCAGAAGATCCGGAAGGTGCCGGCGCCGTCCACCCGCGCGGCCTCCTCGAGCTCGCGGGGGATGCCGTCGAAGAACTTCTTGAGGATGAAGACCATGGCGGGCACCACGAGCTGCGGGAGGATGATCCCCGCGTAGGTGTCGGCCAGGCCCATGGCGAGGACCTGCTGGTACAGCGGCACGAGCAGGATCTGCGGCGGCACCATGATGCCCGCCACGACGAGGCCGAACAGGAGCCCGCGGCCCCGGAAGCTCGTGCGCGAGAAGCCGTACGCCGCCGTCGTCGACAGCGCGAGCGTCAGCGCGGTGACGACGAGCGTGACGACGGTGCTGTTGACGAACCACGTGATCAGGTTGTCGTTCGAGAGCACCGAGCGGTAGGCGTCGAGGGTGAAGCCGGCCTCGGGCACCAGCTCGAGCGGCACGGTCGTCGTGTCGGCCTCGTACTTGAGGGACGTGACGAGGGCCCAGAACAGCGGCGCGAGCCACGCGACGGCGAGGACGGCCAGCGCCGTCGCGATCGCGCTGCGCGTCAGCAGCGACGCCTGCTGGGCGCGGGAGACGCCCTCGCGGCTCTTCCGCAGCGGGCGGGGGGCGTCGGGGCGCGCGACGTCCACGCCGGTGCTGGTGGCGGCCATCAGGCACTCCTCCTGCGGCTGATGCCGGCCTGGACCAGCGAGACGACGATGATGATGAGGAAGAAGACGTAGGAGATGGCAGCGGCGTAGCCGAGGCGGTAGTTCACGAAGCCGGTGTCGTAGACGTACTGCAGGACCGGCGCCGCGACGCCGCCCGGGCCGCCGGAGCCGCCGTAGAGGATGTACGCCTGGTCGAAGAGCTTGAGCGACGCGAGCACCTGCAGCGTCAGCACGAGCCCGGTCGTCACCTTGAGCAGCGGCAGCGTGATGGAGACGAGCCGCCGCCACCCGGCGGCGCCGTCGATGGCGGCCGCCTCGTAGACGGTCTGCGGGATCGCCTGCAGCGCCGCGAGGTACAGCAGGAAGTTGAAGCCGACGGTCCACCAGACCGTGAGGACGACCACCGACCAGAGGCCGACCGCGGGGTCGGACAGCCAGCCGACGTCGGGCAGCCCCACGAGGCCGAGCGCGCCGTTGACGAGACCGAAGTCGCCCTGGAACAGCCACTGCCAGATGAGGACGACGGTGGCGACCGGCAGCAGGAAGGGCGCGAAGTAGGCGAAGCGCCAGAACCACTGCCCCCGCGTGCCGGTGTGCACGAGCAGCGCCATCCCCAGCGAGATGAGCACGAGCGGCACCGTGGACAGCAGCGTGAAGAGCAGCGTGATGCCGAGCGTCCGCCAGACCTCGCCGTCGCCGAGCAGCCGCGCGTAGTTGTCGAGCCCGACGAACTGCGCGCCGCCGCTGATGAGGCTCGTGTCGAAGAAGCTCATGCCGAGGCCGTAGACGATCGGCCAGAGCGTGAAGAGGGCGTAGACGACGAGGAAGGGCAGGACGAACCAGAAGCCGCCGCGGCTCGTCGTCAGCGAGGGGCCGCGCCGGCGCCGGACGCCGCCGGGGGCGTCGCCGTCGAGGACCGCCCCGGGGGCGGGCACGGTGGTCTGGGCCGCGCTGCCGACGGCGCTCACCGCGCGCTCCGGACGGGGCTGCCGAGCGAGAGCTGCTCGTCGACCCAGCCGATGAGGTCGTCCGCCCCCTGCTCGGGGGTGAGGGCGCCGGACCCGACGCCCTGCAGCGACTGGCCGGCGCGCGACATGAAGGTCGAGCCCGACCCCGCGAAGTAGGCGGAGGGGTCGAACTCGGCGACCTCGGCGGCACCGCGGTAGTTCGACTGCGGCTCGAGCGCCAGGTACTCGGGGCTCTCCGCGACGGCGGAGAGGGCGGGGATGTGCCCGCCCTCGGCCCACAGGAGGCTGTTCTTCAGCATGGACGCCGCCATGTCGTAGGCGGCCGCGCGGACCTCGGGGTCCGTGGCGGCCTGGGTGGGCAGGACGAGGCTGTGGCTGTCGGCGCGGACGTACGGGGTGTCCCCGAAGAGCGCCGGGAACTGCGTCATGGAGAACGGGATGCCCGCGTTCTGCGCCGTGATGACCTCCCACGGCCCGATGAGGAGGAAGCCGGCCTGCTCGCCGGCGAAGGCGGCCGGCGCGCCCGGCCCGTCCTGGGTGCGGGAGGCGATGGTCCCGTCGCACATCGTCTGCACGAAGGCCATGGCCTCGACGACGGCGTCGCGGTCGACCTCGGCGGGGCCGCCGTCGGGCAGCTCCATCTCGCCGCCGAGCTGGCGGAAGAGCGACCAGAAGAGCATGAAGCTCGCGAGGGCGTCGCCGGTGCCGTAGGCGACGCCGTTGACGCCGGTCACCTCGGCCGCGCGCCGCCCGGCGTCGAGGAACGCCTCGGCCGAGTCGAGCGGGGCGAGGGACCCGTCGGGGGCGAGGAGGCCCGCCTCCTCGCAGACGCGGGTGTTGTAGAAGAGCACGAGCGGGTGCGTGTCGAGCGGGAGCGCCTTGATCTGGCCGTCCACCGTGACGCGCTCGACGACGGGCGTCGGGAACTGGTCCATCGTGATGCCGCGGGCCGCGAGCTCGTCGGTGTCCCACGGGTCCACGAGCTCCTGGCCGAAGGTGGCCAGGCGCGAGGCGTGGAGGCTGGCGAGGTCGGGCGCGCGGCCGCCCTCGCAGGCCATCGCGAGCTTCGTGTAGTACGGCGATCCCCACAGCAGCGTCGTGTCCGTGACGTCGACGCCGGGCGCCTCGTCCCGGTAGCTGTTGATGAGGTCGACCATGCGCTCGCCGTCGCCGCCGGTGAAGAAGTTCCAGAAGGCGAGCGGGGTGGTGCCGCTGCTGCCGACGGCGCCGCACCCGGCGAGCGAGGCGGCGCCGAGGCCGCCCGCGCCGAGGGCCGCGCCGCGCAGCAGGGAGCGGCGGCTGAGGGAGGGGCCCGCGGGGACGCGGGCCGGGCGTGCTCTCGTCATGCTCGGCTCCTTTGCCTTTACAACGATGTAGAGAGTGCCACCCGGGCCCCGGCTCGTGTCAAGGGCCGACGGGCGACCGACTGCCGGGCGGGCGAGCACGGCGGCGCGGGCGTCGGGCATGCTGCGGCGCGTGGCAGCGCGGCGACCGACGACGGTGCGCGACGTCGCGCTCGCGGCCGGCGTCTCCCCGAAGACCGTGTCGAACGTCGTCAACGGCTACGCGCACGTGCGGCCCGAGACCCGCGACCGCGTGCTCGAGCACGTGCGGGCGCTCGGCTACCGGCCGTCGGCGGCGGGGCGGCAGCTCCGGCAGGGGCGCACCGGCATGGTCGCGCTCGCGGTCCCCGGGATCGACATGCCCTACTTCGCGGACCTGTCCGCGCTCGTCGTCCGGGCGGCCCGGGAGCACGGGCTCACCGTCGCCGTCGAGCAGACCGAGGGGGACGTCGAGCGGGAGCGCGAGGTGGCCGCGGGCCTGCCC includes:
- a CDS encoding carbohydrate ABC transporter permease, which translates into the protein MSAVGSAAQTTVPAPGAVLDGDAPGGVRRRRGPSLTTSRGGFWFVLPFLVVYALFTLWPIVYGLGMSFFDTSLISGGAQFVGLDNYARLLGDGEVWRTLGITLLFTLLSTVPLVLISLGMALLVHTGTRGQWFWRFAYFAPFLLPVATVVLIWQWLFQGDFGLVNGALGLVGLPDVGWLSDPAVGLWSVVVLTVWWTVGFNFLLYLAALQAIPQTVYEAAAIDGAAGWRRLVSITLPLLKVTTGLVLTLQVLASLKLFDQAYILYGGSGGPGGVAAPVLQYVYDTGFVNYRLGYAAAISYVFFLIIIVVSLVQAGISRRRSA
- a CDS encoding extracellular solute-binding protein translates to MTRARPARVPAGPSLSRRSLLRGAALGAGGLGAASLAGCGAVGSSGTTPLAFWNFFTGGDGERMVDLINSYRDEAPGVDVTDTTLLWGSPYYTKLAMACEGGRAPDLASLHASRLATFGQELVDPWDTDELAARGITMDQFPTPVVERVTVDGQIKALPLDTHPLVLFYNTRVCEEAGLLAPDGSLAPLDSAEAFLDAGRRAAEVTGVNGVAYGTGDALASFMLFWSLFRQLGGEMELPDGGPAEVDRDAVVEAMAFVQTMCDGTIASRTQDGPGAPAAFAGEQAGFLLIGPWEVITAQNAGIPFSMTQFPALFGDTPYVRADSHSLVLPTQAATDPEVRAAAYDMAASMLKNSLLWAEGGHIPALSAVAESPEYLALEPQSNYRGAAEVAEFDPSAYFAGSGSTFMSRAGQSLQGVGSGALTPEQGADDLIGWVDEQLSLGSPVRSAR
- a CDS encoding carbohydrate ABC transporter permease, which encodes MAATSTGVDVARPDAPRPLRKSREGVSRAQQASLLTRSAIATALAVLAVAWLAPLFWALVTSLKYEADTTTVPLELVPEAGFTLDAYRSVLSNDNLITWFVNSTVVTLVVTALTLALSTTAAYGFSRTSFRGRGLLFGLVVAGIMVPPQILLVPLYQQVLAMGLADTYAGIILPQLVVPAMVFILKKFFDGIPRELEEAARVDGAGTFRIFWQVVMPLSRSIVAAVGIFVFIGAWNNFLWPFIIISDPDLMTLPVGLVQVQSSFGVRYAQVMASALLAGLPLIVIFMLFQRQIVRGVATTGLGGT